The Paenibacillus pabuli DNA segment CGGACATTCACCCATCGATTATTTCCTGCGACTCAAAATCCAGCATTCCTGCCGTTATCTTGATTTTACCGATTGGACCGTAAAACAGATCAGCTCAGAGCTGGGGTTCAAGGACCCCTATTATTTCTCACGGCTGTTCAGCAAGATGATGGGACGTTCACCCACGGAGTATCGTAACAAATCCAAAGGTTAGGCGGGTAGCTCCTTGTTATCCGAGACAAAAATATTAAACCGCTTGGAAAATTGCAGCAACCTTTTGAAGGCAGGGGTCGTCTATAGGGGCAAATAGCTTTTATACAAAGGGAATAACCCTGGAAAAGTGAGGCGTTGCCAATATGAAAAAAAACAGGATAGCTGCTCTAACTGCCGGAGCTCTGCTCACACTCTCTCTGAGTGCTGGTCCGATTAACGCTGCACAAGCCAATTTTACTGACCTTCAAGGTATTGCAGGGGCTGACAAAATCGAAGCCCTGCATCAGGATGGACTGGTCAAGGGAGTGAGCGACAGCTTGTTCAAGCCGGAACAGCAATTAAATACCGCGCAAGGAGTACAGCTTATAGCAGATGGACTTGATCTGAACCTGGATACGATGCGTTTTGTCAAACAACCGCTCCCGAGTGACACCTTCAGCAATGTCAAGGACGGCGTATGGTACAGTGATGCCTTCGTCCGTGCCCAGTATAATGGAATTCAGATGCCCAAGGATATTGATCCGGCTAAAGAAATGACACGCGAACAATTCACGCTGTTCCTGATGAAAGGGATCGAAGCCAAAGGCGGTCTGCCGATGATTAACATCAAACCAGTGGATATTACAGATGAACAGGAGCTTACTCCGGAGTATCAAGGTGCTGTTCAGCGTTCGCTGGTACTTAAAATCAATACGCTCGATGCCGATGGCAACTTCAATCCGAAGGAAACCATCACTCGCT contains these protein-coding regions:
- a CDS encoding S-layer homology domain-containing protein, whose product is MKKNRIAALTAGALLTLSLSAGPINAAQANFTDLQGIAGADKIEALHQDGLVKGVSDSLFKPEQQLNTAQGVQLIADGLDLNLDTMRFVKQPLPSDTFSNVKDGVWYSDAFVRAQYNGIQMPKDIDPAKEMTREQFTLFLMKGIEAKGGLPMINIKPVDITDEQELTPEYQGAVQRSLVLKINTLDADGNFNPKETITRSEAAVMMYNAIEYMESFHAPQIPETPEK